One genomic window of Ornithodoros turicata isolate Travis unplaced genomic scaffold, ASM3712646v1 Chromosome44, whole genome shotgun sequence includes the following:
- the LOC135374128 gene encoding zinc finger protein 91-like: protein MEEKGLTYDICPPAVLPSGSDESHVSKRTDEKPSKSDLCQSTSLGCHRRTYINKKPHKCDLCLAEFSWIAHLRLHKRAHTGKKPHKCDGSPSELSQSFQLQRHKERNSGEKPYKCHLCPAKYSHSRSLRYHKQTHTGKKPHKCDVCPAEFIRNDQLLLHKRTHTDEKPYKCDVCPAEFSQSGSLQLHKRVHKGEQPYKCDVCPAEFSQSGNLKQDKRVHTGETPYKCVVCPAEFSQSGSLQLHKRVHTGETPYKCVVCPAEFSQSRNLKQHSRVHTGEKPCKCDVCPAEFSQSGSLQLHKRVHKGEQPYKCDVCPAEFSQSGNLKQHKRVHTGETPYKCDVCPAEFSQSRNLKQHSRVHTGEKPCKCDVCPAEFSQSGSLQLHKRVHKGEQPYKCDVCPAEFSQSGNLKQHKRVHTGETPYKCDVCPAEFSQSRNLKQHSRVHTGEKPCKCDVCPAEFSQSGSLQLHKRVHKGEQPYKCDVCPAEFSQSGNLKQHKRVHTGETPYKCDVCPAEFSQSGSLQLHKRVHKGEQPYKCDVCPAEFSQSGNLKQHKRVHTGETPYKCDVCPAEFSQSGSLQLHKRVHKGEQPYKCDVCPAEFSQSGNLKQHKRVHTGETPYKCDVCPAEFSQSGSLQLHKRVHKGEQPYKCDVCPAEFSQSGNLKQHKRVHTGETPYKCVVCPAEFSQSGSLQLHKRVHTGETPYKCVVCPAEFSQSGSLQLHKRVHTGETPYKCVVCPAEFSQSRNLKQHKRVHTGETPYKCDVCPAEFSQSGSLQLHKRVHKGEQPYKCDVCPAEFSQSGNLKQHKRVHTGETPYKCDVCPAEFSQSGSLQLHKRVHKGEQPYKCDVCPAEFSQSGNLKQHKRVHTGETPYKCVVCPAEFSQSGSLQLHKRVHTGETPYKCVVCPAEFSQSRNLKQHSRVHTGEKPCKCDVCPAEFSQRGHLQQHKRTHTGEKPYKCDLCPAKFTRNTTLRKHKQKHTGKEP from the coding sequence ATGGAAGAGAAGGGTCTTACGTATGACATCTGTCCCCCTGCAGTCTTACCATCTGGGAGTGACGAGAGCCACGTGTCAAAGCGTACTGACGAGAAGCCAAGCAAGTCCGATCTCTGCCAGAGCACGAGTCTGGGGTGTCACAGGCGAACATATATAAACAAGAAACCGCACAAGTGTGACCTCTGCCTGGCAGAGTTCAGCTGGATTGCGCACCTGCGACTTCACAAGCGAGCGCACACTGGCAAaaagccacacaagtgcgacGGCAGCCCGTCAGAGTTGAGCCAGAGCTTCCAGCTACAGCGTCACAAAGAGAGAAACtcgggcgagaagccgtacaagtgccaTCTCTGTCCTGCAAAGTACAGCCATAGTAGGAGCCTGAGATATCACaagcaaacacacacgggcaaaaagccacacaagtgcgacgtctgccctgcggagttcatcCGGAACGATCAACTGCTGCTTCACAAGCGAACGCACACggacgagaagccatacaagtgtgatgtctgccctgcggagttcagccagagcgggagTCTACAGCTCCACAAGAGGGTACACAAGGGCGAgcagccatacaagtgtgatgtctgtccAGCGGAGTTCAGCCAAAGCGGGAACCTAAAGCAGGACAAGAGGGTACACACGGGTGAGACGCCATACAAGTGTgttgtctgccctgcggagttcagccagagtggGAGTCTACAGCTGCACAAGAGGGTACACACGGGTGAGACGCCATACAAGTGTgttgtctgccctgcggagttcagccaaaGCAGGAACCTAAAGCAGCACAGTAGggtacacacgggtgagaagccatgcaagtgtgatgtctgccctgcggagttcagtcagaGCGGGAGTCTACAGCTCCACAAGAGGGTACACAAGGGCGAgcagccatacaagtgtgatgtctgtccAGCGGAGTTCAGCCAAAGCGGGAACCTAAAGCAGCACAAGAGGGTACACACGGGTGAGacgccatacaagtgtgatgtctgccctgcggagttcagccaaaGCAGGAACCTAAAGCAGCACAGTAGggtacacacgggtgagaagccatgcaagtgtgatgtctgccctgcggagttcagtcagaGCGGGAGTCTACAGCTCCACAAGAGGGTACACAAGGGCGAgcagccatacaagtgtgatgtctgtccAGCGGAGTTCAGCCAAAGCGGGAACCTAAAGCAGCACAAGAGGGTACACACGGGTGAGacgccatacaagtgtgatgtctgccctgcggagttcagccaaaGCAGGAACCTGAAGCAGCACAGTAGggtacacacgggtgagaagccatgcaagtgtgatgtctgccctgcggagttcagtcagaGCGGGAGTCTACAGCTCCACAAGAGGGTACACAAGGGCGAgcagccatacaagtgtgatgtctgtccAGCGGAGTTCAGCCAAAGCGGGAACCTAAAGCAGCACAAGAGGGTACACACGGGTGAGacgccatacaagtgtgatgtctgccctgcggagttcagccagagcgggagTCTACAGCTCCACAAGAGGGTACACAAGGGCGAgcagccatacaagtgtgatgtctgtccAGCGGAGTTCAGCCAAAGCGGGAACCTAAAGCAGCACAAGAGGGTACACACGGGTGAGacgccatacaagtgtgatgtctgccctgcggagttcagccagagcgggagTCTACAGCTCCACAAGAGGGTACACAAGGGCGAgcagccatacaagtgtgatgtctgtccAGCGGAGTTCAGCCAAAGCGGGAACCTAAAGCAGCACAAGAGGGTACACACGGGTGAGacgccatacaagtgtgatgtctgccctgcggagttcagccagagcgggagTCTACAGCTCCACAAGAGGGTACACAAGGGCGAgcagccatacaagtgtgatgtctgtccAGCGGAGTTCAGCCAAAGCGGGAACCTAAAGCAGCACAAGAGGGTACACACGGGTGAGACGCCATACAAGTGTgttgtctgccctgcggagttcagccagagtggGAGTCTACAGCTGCACAAGAGGGTACACACGGGTGAGACGCCATACAAGTGTgttgtctgccctgcggagttcagccagagtggGAGTCTACAGTTGCACAAGAGGGTACACACGGGTGAGACGCCATACAAGTGTgttgtctgccctgcggagttcagccaaaGCAGGAACCTAAAGCAGCACAAGAGGGTACACACGGGTGAGacgccatacaagtgtgatgtctgccctgcggagttcagccagagcgggagTCTACAGCTCCACAAGAGGGTACACAAGGGCGAgcagccatacaagtgtgatgtctgtccAGCGGAGTTCAGCCAAAGCGGGAACCTAAAGCAGCACAAGAGGGTACACACGGGTGAGacgccatacaagtgtgatgtctgccctgcggagttcagccagagcgggagTCTACAGCTCCACAAGAGGGTACACAAGGGCGAgcagccatacaagtgtgatgtctgtccAGCGGAGTTCAGCCAAAGCGGGAACCTAAAGCAGCACAAGAGGGTACACACGGGTGAGACGCCATACAAGTGTgttgtctgccctgcggagttcagccagagtggGAGTCTACAGCTGCACAAGAGGGTACACACGGGTGAGACGCCATACAAGTGTgttgtctgccctgcggagttcagccaaaGCAGGAACCTAAAGCAGCACAGTAGggtacacacgggtgagaagccatgcaagtgtgatgtctgccctgcggagttcagtcagaGAGGGCACTTACaacagcacaagcggacacacacaggcgagaagccttacaagtgcgatctctgtcctgcaaagTTCACCCGCAACACGACCCTGAGAAAGCACAAGCAGAAGCACACGGGCAAGGAGCCGTAG